The proteins below come from a single Peromyscus leucopus breed LL Stock chromosome 13, UCI_PerLeu_2.1, whole genome shotgun sequence genomic window:
- the LOC114697848 gene encoding LOW QUALITY PROTEIN: heat shock 70 kDa protein 4-like (The sequence of the model RefSeq protein was modified relative to this genomic sequence to represent the inferred CDS: inserted 3 bases in 2 codons; deleted 2 bases in 2 codons) has product MSVVGIDLGFQSCYVAVARAGSIETIANEYSDRCTPACVSFGPKNHSVGAAAKSQVISNAKNTIQGFKRFHGRAFSDPFVEAEKANLAYDVVQLPTGLTGIKVTYMEEERNFTTEQVTAMLLSKLKETAESVLKKPVVDCVVHSVPCFYTDAERRSVMDATQIAGLNCLRLMNETTAVALAYGIYKQDLPALEEKPRNVVFVDMGHSAYQVSVCAFNRGKLKVLATAFDTTLGGRKFDEVLVNHFCEEFGKKYKLDIKSKVRALLRLSQECEKLKKLMSANASDLPLSIECFMNDIDVSGTMNRGKFLEMCDDLLARVEPPLCSVLEQFKLKREDIYAVEIVGGATRIPAVKEKISKFFGKELSTTLNADKAVTRGCALQCAILSPAFKVREFSITDVVAYPISLRWNSPAEEGSSDCKVFPKNHAAPFSKVLTFYRKEPFTXEAYYSSPQDLTYADPAIAQFSVQKVTSQSDGSSSKVKVKVRVNVHSIFSVSSASLVEVHKSEENEEPMETDQNAKEEEKIQVDQEEPHTKEQQPQTPAENKAESEEMETSQAGSKDKKTDQPPQAKKAKVKTSTVDLPIKSQLLWQLDREMVGLYTENEGKMIMQDKLEKERNDAKNAVEEYVYEMRDKLSGDYEKFVSEDDHNSFTLKLEDTENWLYEDGEDQPKQVYVDKLAELKNLGQPIKTRFQESEERPKLFEELGKQIQQYMKVISSFKNKEDQYEHLDAADMTKVEKSTNEVMEWMNNKLNLQNKQSLTLDPVVKTKEIEAKVKELTSICSPIISKPKPKVEPPKEEPKHAEQNGPVDGXGDNPGPQAAEQGADTAVPSDADKKLPKMNID; this is encoded by the exons ATGTCGGTGGTGGGCATAGACCTGGGCTTTCAGAGCTGCTATGTCGCTGTGGCCCGCGCCGGCAGCATCGAGACGATCGCTAACGAGTATAGCGACCGCTGCACGCCGGCTTGTGTTTCTTTTGGTCCTAAGAATCATTCAGTtggagcagcagctaagagcCAGGTTATTTCCAATGCCAAGAACACAATTCAAGGCTTTAAAAGATTTCATGGGCGTGCATTCTCTGATCCATTTGTGGAGGCAGAAAAAGCTAATCTTGCATATGATGTTGTGCAGTTGCCCACTGGATTAACGGGCATAAAGGTTACATACATGGAAGAGGAGCGGAATTTTACCACCGAGCAAGTGACTGCTATGCTTTTGTCCAAACTGAAGGAGACAGCAGAAAGTGTTCTTAAGAAGCCTGTGGTAGACTGTGTTGTT CATTCAGTTCCTTGCTTCTATACTGATGCAGAACGCCGGTCAGTGATGGATGCCACACAGATTGCTGGTCTCAATTGCCTGCGGTTAATGAATGAAACAACTGCAGTTGCCCTTGCATATGGAATCTATAAacaagatcttcctgccttagagGAGAAACCAAGAAATGTAGTTTTTGTAGACATGGGACATTCTGCTTATCAAGTTTCCGTGTGTGCATTTAATAGAGGAAAACTGAAAGTTTTGGCGACAGCTTTTGAtacaacactgggaggcagaaaatTTGATGAGGTGTTAGTAAATCACTTCTGTGAAGAATTTG GAAAGAAATACAAGCTAGACATAAAATCTAAAGTCCGTGCTTTATTACGACTGTCTCAAGAGTGTGAGAAACTCAAGAAATTGATGAGTGCGAATGCTTCAGACCTCCCTTTGAGCATTGAATGTTTTATGAATGATATTGATGTATCCGGAACTATGAATAGAGGCAAATTTCTGGAGATGTGTGATGATCTCTTAGCAAGAGTGGAGCCACCACTTTGTAGTGTCTTGGAACAATTCAAGTTAAAGAGAGAAGATATTTATGCAGTGGAGATAGTTGGTGGTGCCACACGAATTCCTGCAGTGAAAGAGAAGATCAGCAAATTTTTTGGTAAAGAACTTAGTACAACATTAAATGCAGACAAAGCTGTTACTCGAGGCTGTGCCCTGCAGTGTGCAATCTTATCACCTGCTTTCAAAGTGAGAGAATTTTCTATCACTGATGTCGTGGCATATCCAATATCTTTGAGATGGAATTCTCCCGCTGAAGAAGGGTCAAGTGACTGTAAAGTCTTCCCCAAAAATCATGCTGCTCCTTTCTCCAAAGTCCTCACCTTTTATAGAAAGGAACCTTTCAC CGAGGCCTACTATAGCTCTCCTCAGGATTTGACCTATGCAGATCCTGCTATCGCTCAGTTTTCAGTTCAGAAAGTCACTTCACAGTCTGATGGCTCCAGCTCAAAAGTGAAGGTCAAGGTTCGGGTAAATGTCCATAGCATTTTCAGTGTGTCCAGTGCGTCCTTAGTAGAA GTGCACAAGTCCGAGGAAAATGAGGAGCCGATGGAGACTGATCAGAAtgcaaaggaagaagagaagattcAAGTGGACCAGGAGGAACCACACACTAAAGAGCAGCAGCCACAAACACCAGCAGAAAACAAGGCGGAGTCTGAGGAAATGGAGACGTCTCAAGCTGGATCAAAAGATAAAAAGACGGACCAACCACCTCAAGCCAAGAAGGCAAAAGTGAAGACCAGCACTGTGGACCTGCCCATCAAGAGCCAACTCCTGTGGCAGCTGGACCGAGAGATGGTTGGCCTGTATACAGAGAACGAGGGTAAGATGATCATGCAGGATAAACTGGAGAAGGAACGGAACGATGCCAAGAACGCGGTGGAAGAATATGTGTACGAGATGAGAGATAAACTTAGTGGTGACTATGAGAAGTTTGTGAGTGAAGATGATCATAATAGTTTTACCTTAAAATTAGAGGATACTGAAAATTGGTTGTATGAAGATGGAGAAGACCAACCAAAGCAAGTTTATGTAGACAAATTGGCTGAATTAAAAAATCTAGGTCAGCCTATTAAGACACGGTTCCAGGAATCTGAAGAAAGACCAAAGTTATTTGAAGAACTAGGGAAGCAAATCCAACAGTATATGAAAGTGATCAGCTCTTTCAAAAACAAGGAGGACCAGTATGAGCACTTGGATGCTGCCGACATGACGAAGGTAGAGAAGAGCACCAACGAGGTGATGGAGTGGATGAATAACAAGCTGAACCTGCAGAACAAGCAGAGCCTGACACTGGATCCAGTTGTCAAGACAAAGGAGATTGAAGCTAAAGTTAAGGAGCTGACGAGTATTTGCAGTCCTATAATTTCAAAGCCCAAACCCAAGGTGGAACCCCCAAAGGAGGAGCCAAAACACGCTGAGCAGAATGGACCAGTGGACG CAGGAGATAACCCAGGCCCCCAGGCGGCCGAGCAGGGTGCAGACACAGCTGTGCCTTCTGATGCAGACAAGAAGCTTCCTAAGATGAACATTGATTGA